From a single Campylobacter concisus genomic region:
- the rplO gene encoding 50S ribosomal protein L15: MALEKLTPAAGSTHATKRIGRGQGSGNGKTAGKGNKGQRARKGYNEKRGFEGGQQPLQRRLPKVGFTSKFEKPYVINVEKIAAIKELAEISIATIASVHKISKSVTKIKLIGASAKVLASKIKDENVSVSGTK; this comes from the coding sequence ATGGCATTAGAAAAATTAACACCTGCTGCAGGTTCAACTCATGCAACTAAAAGAATAGGTCGTGGTCAAGGTAGCGGCAATGGCAAAACTGCTGGCAAAGGTAATAAAGGTCAAAGAGCAAGAAAAGGCTACAATGAGAAAAGAGGTTTTGAGGGCGGACAGCAACCACTTCAAAGACGTCTTCCAAAAGTAGGTTTTACTTCTAAATTTGAAAAACCTTATGTTATTAATGTTGAGAAAATTGCAGCTATAAAAGAGCTTGCTGAAATTTCAATAGCAACAATAGCTAGCGTTCATAAAATTTCAAAGAGCGTTACTAAGATAAAACTAATCGGTGCAAGTGCAAAAGTTCTTGCTTCTAAGATCAAAGACGAGAACGTTAGCGTTAGCGGAACAAAATAA